One window from the genome of Micromonospora aurantiaca ATCC 27029 encodes:
- a CDS encoding acyl-CoA dehydrogenase family protein, whose protein sequence is MNVDRILPTDEAHDLLDLATELADRELAPAAAGFEARAEFPREVLRTLGRAGLLGLPYAEEHGGAAQPYEVYLQVLEILASRWLAVAEAVSVHTLSCYPLAQFGTDEQRKLLPDMIGGELLGAYCLSEPQGGSDAAALTTRAVRDGDAYVVTGTKAWITHARVADFYNIFCRTGGPGPKGISCLLADRSTAGIHPQAAERTMGLHASPIAQIAFDDARVPAERLIGGEGAGFTIAMSALDSGRLGIAACAVGLAQGALDYAVGYARERRQFGRAIIDFQGLGFNLADAATQISAARALTLAAARLRDAGRPYSIEAAKAKLFATDVAMRVTTDAVQVLGGAGYVADHPVERYMREAKVLQIVEGTNQIQRLVISRALAKG, encoded by the coding sequence ATGAACGTCGACCGGATCCTGCCCACCGACGAGGCCCACGACCTGCTGGACCTCGCCACCGAACTCGCCGACCGGGAGCTGGCCCCGGCCGCCGCCGGTTTCGAGGCCCGCGCCGAGTTCCCCCGGGAGGTGCTGCGCACCCTGGGCCGGGCCGGCCTGCTCGGCCTGCCGTACGCCGAGGAGCACGGCGGCGCCGCCCAGCCGTACGAGGTGTACCTCCAGGTGCTGGAGATCCTCGCCAGCAGGTGGCTGGCAGTGGCCGAGGCGGTCAGCGTGCACACGCTGTCCTGCTACCCGCTGGCCCAGTTCGGCACCGACGAGCAGCGCAAACTGCTGCCGGACATGATCGGCGGGGAGCTGCTCGGCGCGTACTGCCTCTCCGAGCCGCAGGGTGGTTCGGACGCGGCGGCGCTGACCACGCGGGCGGTGCGCGACGGCGACGCGTACGTGGTGACCGGCACCAAGGCGTGGATCACGCACGCCCGGGTGGCCGACTTCTACAACATCTTCTGCCGCACCGGCGGTCCGGGCCCGAAGGGCATCTCCTGCCTGCTCGCGGACCGGTCCACGGCGGGCATCCACCCGCAGGCCGCCGAGCGCACGATGGGTCTGCACGCCTCGCCGATCGCGCAGATCGCCTTCGACGACGCGCGGGTGCCGGCGGAGCGGCTGATCGGCGGCGAGGGCGCCGGGTTCACCATCGCGATGTCCGCGCTGGACTCCGGTCGCCTGGGCATCGCCGCGTGCGCGGTGGGCCTGGCCCAGGGCGCGCTGGACTACGCGGTCGGCTACGCCCGGGAACGCCGCCAGTTCGGCCGCGCGATCATCGACTTCCAGGGGCTCGGGTTCAACCTGGCCGACGCCGCCACCCAGATCTCCGCGGCGCGGGCGCTCACGCTCGCCGCCGCGCGGCTGCGCGACGCCGGCCGCCCGTACTCGATCGAGGCGGCCAAGGCGAAGCTGTTCGCCACGGACGTGGCGATGCGGGTGACCACCGACGCGGTCCAGGTGCTCGGCGGCGCCGGTTACGTCGCCGACCACCCGGTCGAGCGGTACATGCGGGAGGCCAAGGTGCTCCAGATCGTCGAGGGCACCAATCAGATCCAGCGGCTGGTCATCTCCCGCGCGCTGGCGAAGGGCTAG
- a CDS encoding DUF433 domain-containing protein, which translates to MTFPRITVDPDVMGGAPCVRQSRIPVATLLAMMAEGMSVTDILTDLPFLDEEDMAEVLNYAADAVRDRTAR; encoded by the coding sequence GTGACCTTCCCCCGGATCACCGTGGACCCCGACGTCATGGGGGGTGCGCCCTGCGTACGGCAGTCGCGCATCCCCGTGGCCACCCTGCTGGCCATGATGGCCGAGGGCATGTCCGTCACGGACATCCTCACCGACCTGCCGTTCCTGGACGAGGAGGACATGGCGGAGGTGCTGAACTACGCGGCGGACGCGGTGCGCGACCGGACGGCGCGCTGA
- a CDS encoding Lrp/AsnC family transcriptional regulator — translation MEEIDRAIVAALTGDGRLSYTDLAERVGLSVSAVHQRVRRLEQRGVIKGYAARVSFEALDLPLTAFVAIRPFDPSQPDDAPERLAHLPEIDSCYSVAGEDFYLLLVRVAGPADLERVLQEIRTAANVTTRTTVVLSTPYENRPPKINGELTGRGRPRPSAEPAGSTA, via the coding sequence GTGGAGGAGATCGACCGTGCCATCGTCGCCGCGCTGACCGGGGACGGTCGGCTGTCGTACACGGATCTGGCCGAGCGGGTGGGCCTGTCGGTGTCGGCCGTGCACCAGCGGGTCCGCCGGCTGGAGCAGCGTGGGGTGATCAAGGGGTACGCCGCCCGGGTGTCGTTCGAGGCGCTGGACCTGCCGCTGACCGCGTTCGTGGCGATCCGGCCGTTCGACCCGTCGCAGCCGGACGACGCGCCGGAGCGGCTGGCGCACCTGCCCGAGATCGACTCGTGTTACTCGGTGGCGGGGGAGGACTTCTATCTCCTGCTGGTGCGGGTGGCCGGCCCGGCCGACCTGGAACGGGTGCTGCAGGAGATCCGTACCGCCGCGAACGTCACCACCCGCACGACAGTGGTGCTGTCCACGCCGTACGAGAACCGGCCGCCGAAGATCAATGGCGAGCTGACCGGTCGGGGACGTCCCCGACCGTCGGCGGAGCCGGCAGGTTCCACCGCCTGA
- a CDS encoding histidine phosphatase family protein codes for MNEILLIRHGETTWSAAHRHTSYTDLDLTPDGERQARALAPLLAGRHLARVLSSPRQRATRTAALAGLTVDAIEPDLAEWNYGEYEGRTTADIQRERPGWSIWTDGGPGGESPEQVGARLDRVLDRAAPLLEEGDVALVGHGHSLRVLGARWIGLPPSAGALLRLDTATLSVLGHEHGRRVIRRWNLPAPPTVGDVPDRSARH; via the coding sequence GTGAACGAGATCCTGCTGATCCGGCACGGCGAGACCACCTGGAGCGCCGCCCACCGGCACACCTCGTACACCGACCTGGACCTGACGCCCGACGGCGAGCGGCAGGCACGCGCGCTGGCTCCTTTGCTGGCCGGCCGGCACCTCGCCCGGGTGCTGTCCAGCCCTCGGCAGCGCGCCACCCGCACGGCCGCCCTGGCCGGGCTCACAGTGGACGCGATCGAGCCGGACCTGGCCGAGTGGAACTACGGCGAGTACGAGGGCCGCACCACCGCGGACATCCAGCGGGAACGGCCCGGCTGGTCGATCTGGACCGACGGCGGCCCCGGCGGCGAGTCACCGGAGCAGGTGGGCGCCCGCCTGGACCGCGTGCTGGACCGGGCCGCGCCGCTGCTGGAGGAGGGTGACGTCGCGCTCGTCGGGCACGGGCACAGCCTGCGGGTGCTGGGGGCGCGCTGGATCGGGCTGCCGCCCTCGGCCGGTGCGCTGCTGCGGCTGGACACCGCCACGCTCAGCGTGCTCGGTCACGAGCACGGCCGGCGGGTGATCAGGCGGTGGAACCTGCCGGCTCCGCCGACGGTCGGGGACGTCCCCGACCGGTCAGCTCGCCATTGA